The following proteins are co-located in the Gossypium hirsutum isolate 1008001.06 chromosome A02, Gossypium_hirsutum_v2.1, whole genome shotgun sequence genome:
- the LOC107951595 gene encoding polygalacturonase At1g48100, with the protein MFKQSNARYHYHKKHKPKGSHGKSPVHVPAPPKNPDPPSIPSDPYPNDPGDTTCSIFDVTSYGAVGDGCSDDTAAFMEAWKAACAVESATVLVPSDKVFMITSTIFPGPCKHGLVLQVDGVLMPPDGPNCWPKADSRQQWLVFYRLNDMKLTGNGIIEGNAQKWWDLPCKPHRGPNGSTLPGPCDSPTMIRFFMSSNLVVSGIKIQNSPQFHMKFDGCEGVLIEKLLISTPKLSPNTDGIHIGNTKSVGIYNSMISNGDDCISIGPGCSDVHIEGVTCGPSHGISIGSLGVHNSQACVSNITVRNAVIRESDNGVRIKTWQGGTGSVSGISFENIQMENVRNCINIDQYYCLQKACLNQTSAVYVRDVQYRNIKGSYDVRNTPIHFACSDTVACTNITMADVELMPHEGELMEEPFCWNAYGIEETLSIPPIGCLLKGMPHAITESSQYSCSNENGRF; encoded by the exons ATGTTCAAGCAATCAAATGCAAGATATCATTACCACAAGAAGCATAAACCCAAAGGCTCCCATGGGAAGTCACCTGTTCATGTCCCTGCTCCTCCCAAAAACCCTGACCCTCCATCTATTCCTTCAGACCCTTATCCCAATGATCCTGGGGATACAACATGCAGCATCTTCGACGTCACTTCTTACGGTGCGGTAGGGGACGGTTGTTCAGATGACACTGCAGCATTCATGGAAGCATGGAAAGCTGCTTGTGCAGTAGAATCAGCCACTGTTTTGGTTCCTTCAGATAAAGTTTTCATGATCACTTCCACTATCTTCCCAGGGCCATGCAAACATGGACTTGTCCTTCAA GTTGATGGGGTCCTAATGCCACCAGATGGACCTAATTGCTGGCCAAAAGCAGATAGCCGTCAGCAATGGCTTGTGTTTTATAGACTTAATGATATGAAACTCACTGGGAATGGAATCATTGAAGGAAATGCACAGAAGTGGTGGGATCTCCCTTGTAAACCTCACAGG GGTCCAAATGGTTCAACTCTGCCAGGACCATGTGACAGCCCTACT ATGATCAGGTTCTTTATGAGCTCCAATTTAGTAGTCAGTGGCATAAAGATACAAAACAGTCCTCAGTTTCATATGAAATTCGATGGGTGCGAAGGGGTTTTGATAGAAAAACTATTGATATCGACCCCTAAACTTAGCCCGAACACCGATGGAATCCACATTGGAAACACAAAATCTGTTGGCATATACAATTCAATGATAAGCAACG GAGATGATTGCATTTCGATCGGTCCAGGATGCTCGGATGTGCACATTGAAGGTGTTACTTGTGGTCCAAGTCACGGGATCAG CATTGGGAGCCTTGGGGTGCATAATTCGCAGGCATGTGTTTCAAACATAACCGTTCGAAATGCGGTGATAAGAGAATCAGACAATGGGGTAAGGATCAAGACATGGCAAGGGGGCACAGGTTCTGTATCAGGCATATCATTTGAGAACATCCAGATGGAGAATGTTAGAAACTGCATAAACATAGACCAATACTACTGTTTGCAAAAGGCATGCCTAAACCAAACATCGGCTGTTTATGTAAGAGATGTGCAATATAGGAACATTAAAGGCAGCTATGACGTGAGAAATACTCCGATCCATTTCGCGTGCAGCGACACGGTGGCTTGCACGAACATAACAATGGCAGATGTCGAGCTTATGCCACACGAAGGTGAATTGATGGAGGAACCATTTTGTTGGAATGCTTATGGAATTGAAGAGACATTAAGTATACCCCCCATTGGTTGCTTACTGAAAGGGATGCCCCATGCCATAACAGAGAGTTCTCAGTATAGTTGCTCAAATGAGAATGGTAGATTTtag
- the LOC107952586 gene encoding 17.5 kDa class I heat shock protein, with protein MSLIPSFFGNRRSNVFDPFSLDVWDPFRDLAVSTTRMPETSAFFDTRIDWKETPEAHVFRADVPGLKKEEVKVEVEDDRVLQISGERNVEKEDKNDTWHRVERSSGKFMRRFRLPENAKMDQVKASMENGVLTVTVPKLEVKKPNVKAVEISG; from the coding sequence ATGTCTCTGATTCCAAGCTTCTTCGGCAACCGACGCAGCAACGTGTTCGACCCATTCTCACTTGATGTTTGGGACCCATTCAGGGACTTGGCTGTCTCTACGACACGGATGCCGGAAACCTCTGCCTTTTTCGACACCCGGATCGACTGGAAGGAAACCCCGGAAGCCCACGTGTTCAGGGCCGATGTGCCGGGGCTTAAGAAAGAAGAAGTGAAAGTGGAAGTGGAAGATGATCGGGTGTTGCAGATAAGTGGGGAGAGGAACGTGGAGAAGGAAGACAAGAATGATACGTGGCACCGGGTTGAACGGAGCAGCGGCAAGTTCATGAGGAGGTTCAGGTTGCCTGAGAATGCCAAGATGGATCAGGTTAAGGCTTCCATGGAGAATGGGGTGCTTACTGTCACTGTACCCAAGCTGGAAGTTAAAAAGCCTAATGTTAAGGCTGTTGAGATTTCTGGCTAA
- the LOC107951600 gene encoding uncharacterized protein, with the protein MPSLQTALPPELANNVIRLYRECLRRAKYIGHKQHNTALVVDMVRQQFKKHMHETDPEKIQKLKDDAARGLINHILYESEKLSGRKFSNSS; encoded by the exons atgccGTCTTTACAAACAGCGCTGCCCCCTGAGCTTGCTAACAACGTTATCAGA CTTTACCGGGAGTGTCTTCGAAGAGCTAAATATATAGGCCATAAG CAACATAATACAGCATTGGTTGTTGATATGGTGAGACAGCAGTTCAAAAAGCATATGCATGAGACGGATCCAGAGAAGATTCAGAAGCTGAAGGATGA TGCTGCAAGGGGACTAATTAACCACATACTCTATGAGTCTGAGAAGCTATCTGGACGAAAATTCAGCAATAGCTCTTGA
- the LOC107951601 gene encoding boron transporter 1 codes for MEESFVPFRGIKNDLEGRLKCYKQDWTSGLRAGFRILAPTTYIFFASAIPVISFGEQLERETDGILTAVQTLASTALCGIIHSIIGGQPLLILGVAEPTVIMYTFMFNFAKNRPDLGSELFLAWTAWVCVWTAVLLFLLAILGACSIINRFTRLAGELFGLLIAMLFMQEAIKGLVDEFRIPERENPKLLEFQPSWRFANGMFALVLSFGLLFTALRSRKARSWRYGSGSLRGFVADYGVPLMILVWTAVSYIPAGSTPKGIPRRLFSPNPWSPGAYENWTVMKDMLKVPVLYIIGAFIPATMLAVLYYFDHSVASQLAQQKEFNLRKPPSFHFDLLLLGFLTILCGLIGVPPANGVIPQSPMHTKSLATLKHQLLRNRIVETARKCMHNNASLGQVYDSMQEAYQQMQSPLVYQEPSARGLKELKESTIQMASTMGSIDAPVDETVFDVEKEIDDLLPIEVKEQRLSNLLQATMVGGCLAAMPFIKKIPTSVLWGYFAFMAIESLPGNQFWERILLLFTAPSRRYKVLEEYHATFVETVPFKTIAVFTIFQTAYLLVCFGMTWIPLAGVLFPLMIMLLVPVRQYILPKFFKGVHLQDLDAAEYEESPAVPFSLVNEGELIRTASFADDGEILDGMFTRSKGEIRRISSLKVTSATATPSKEFKGTEIESPRFSEQGYSPRVNELRAGRRSPRNVGRGPFSPRTSEVRPSNLGKSG; via the exons ATGGAAGAGAGTTTTGTACCATTTCGTGGAATCAAGAATGACCTTGAAGGGAGACTCAAGTGCTACAAGCAAGACTGGACCAGTGGTCTCAGGGCAGGTTTCAG GATTTTGGCTCCCACCACGTATATATTTTTTGCATCTGCAATTCCAGTTATTTCATTTGGAGAACAGTTGGAAAGAGAAACCG ATGGGATTCTCACAGCTGTTCAAACATTGGCCTCCACTGCACTATGTGGAATAATACACTCTATTATAGGAGGTCAGCCATTGCTGATCCTTGGAGTTGCAGAGCCAACTGTAATTATGTACACATTTATGTTCAATTTTGCCAAGAATAGGCCAGATTTGGGATCAGAGCTCTTTCTTGCATGGACTGCATG GGTTTGTGTGTGGACTGCAGTCTTGCTGTTCCTACTTGCTATCTTAGGAGCTTGTTCCATTATCAACAGATTTACTCGTCTTGCCGGGGAGTTGTTTGGCCTTCTTATTGCAATGCTCTTCATGCAGGAAGCTATTAAG GGACTTGTTGATGAGTTTCGCATACCTGAAAGAGAAAATCCAAAGTTGCTAGAGTTTCAACCTTCATGGAGATTTGCAAATGGAATGTTTGCTTTGGTTTTGTCCTTTGGCCTTCTCTTTACTGCATTAAGAAGCCGAAAAGCACGATCTTGGAGATATGGATCTG GATCTTTGCGAGGCTTCGTAGCAGACTATGGTGTGCCATTAATGATTCTGGTATGGACGGCTGTTTCTTATATACCAGCAGGAAGTACTCCAAAAGGGATTCCAAGGCGGCTTTTCAGTCCTAATCCATGGTCCCCAGGTGCATACGAAAATTGGACCGTCATGAAG GACATGTTAAAGGTTCCAGTGCTCTATATAATCGGAGCTTTCATTCCAGCAACAATGCTCGCCGTCCTGTATTATTTTGATCACAGTGTAGCTTCGCAACTAGCTCAGCAGAAAGAATTCAATTTGAGGAAGCCACCTTCTTTCCATTTTGATTTACTTCTTCTGGGATTCTTG ACGATATTATGTGGTCTTATTGGCGTCCCTCCGGCAAATGGTGTCATTCCACAATCCCCAATGCATACTAAAAGCTTAGCTACATTGAAACACCAG TTGCTTCGAAACCGAATAGTAGAAACAGCCCGCAAATGTATGCATAATAATGCAAGCTTAGGACAAGTGTATGATAGCATGCAAGAAGCCTATCAACAAATGCAGAGTCCACTGGTTTACCAAGAACCTTCTGCTCGG GGATTAAAGGAACTGAAAGAATCAACAATTCAAATGGCTTCAACCATGGGAAGTATTGATGCCCCAGTTGATGAGACAGTATTTGATGTTGAGAAGGAAATTGATGATCTGCTGCCTATCGAGGTAAAAGAACAGCGGCTAAGTAACTTGCTTCAAGCTACAATGGTTGGAGGATGTCTTGCAGCAATGCCTTTCATTAAAAAGATCCCAACTTCTGTGCTTTGGGGCTACTTTGCATTCATGGCCATTGAAAGCTTGCCAGGGAACCAGTTCTGGGAGCGAATATTGTTGCTCTTCACGGCACCAAGTAGACGATACAA AGTGCTGGAGGAGTACCATGCCACCTTTGTGGAAACTGTACCTTTCAAGACAATTGCTGTATTTACAATTTTCCAAACTGCTTACTTGTTAGTTTGTTTTGGTATGACGTGGATCCCACTTGCCGGGGTCCTTTTCCCATTAATGATCATGCTTTTGGTTCCTGTGAGACAATATATTTTGCCCAAGTTTTTCAAAGGGGTCCACCTTCAAGATTTAGATGCTGCGGAGTATGAAGAGTCACCAGCTGTTCCATTCAGCCTTGTAAAT GAAGGGGAGCTGATTAGAACTGCTTCATTTGCTGATGATGGAGAGATTTTAGATGGAATGTTTACACGAAGCAAGGGCGAGATCAGACGCATAAGCAGCCTAAAGGTGACAAGCGCCACTGCTACACCATCCAAAGAATTTAAGGGCACTGAGATCGAGAGTCCACGTTTCTCGGAACAAGGGTACAGCCCTAGAGTAAACGAGCTGAGGGCAGGCCGAAGAAGTCCTCGGAATGTTGGAAGAGGCCCATTCAGTCCAAGAACAAGTGAAGTCAGACCGTCGAATCTAGGAAAAAGTGGTTAG